GACTTCCTTCCAACTGGGCAGTGCCAACGTGACCAGTGTGTTCTTTTCTTCAGCAGGAAAATGGTGCCATAAGGAGACACCATTTTGGCTGAAGGTTTTCATGTCTCTCGTTTCCTTTCCCTGCAGTTTCCAACAGTGCAAATGTTAGCTATTTGCAAAAGACACAGAACTCCTGATCTGCATGGATCCCAGTGATTTGCTGGTTCATGGTCTGTTAAAAGTTGTGCATTTTCCTCCCCTATGCAATGGCAAGTTAAGAACTGTTTTTATTTGAGATAAAAACACCAGGGAGGGCAAGCACAGAGCTAGCATTCTACAGCTCTTCTTATGCAAGGTTTTCAGCCACAGGGATTTGTAATCCTCTGTCAGCCTCCAAAGCATTCACAAGCATTTACACTTCAATAGATTTATTTTGAGATGTGAAAATCCAGTATATTCCTCTTTTTAAATTAGGTAACATCCATCTCAGGGCTTTCTAGCACAAGTACTGTACAGGTTCAAATAAATTTATTATAATAAAGAAGAATCAAGACAACacctgaaaaacaaacagtTCTATAAAACCAAGTGACTTAGGTACACCAGCAGCTACATATATCAGACCTAAATGATCCATTTTAAACCTTACCCACATCTGGCTAAAGCAAGTGGTTATGTAAGCCATCAAAAATTCGACATCAGATTAGAATGGTCACAAGGGCAGCAATAAAACTGCCATCTGGAAAAGGAGCAGGGTTCATTTCAAATGTTCTATGAATACAGCACTACTCCATTTGCCAAAAGCTTCTCAAACAGCTTTTTTTAATGACTTGGTTTCCTGATATATAGTATATGAGAGGTGGTATTTACAGACTCACAGTACTTGTCATTTTAAAGCATATACTCATCTCCCTTCTGACTTCAGTGATTCAGCCCTGTTCTGTGGGCTAGccctaagagcagagcacatCAGGGGAATGTTCCTTAAAGATTTCATAGCAGCAGACACACCAGGAATTCTTTAATGCATCCATGTTGTTACTCTATAAAAGTTCTTTCCTTAAAGCAGATTAAAACAAGATTAGTGAGTATGGGGCAGGACAAGAGTTTTACCCTTTCCCCACTGAATTAAtgagaaaataaaatggaaagcTCCTTCGTGAGATGTAGAGTTTGTAGGGTTGAGGGTTGTTTGagcaggaaggggggaaaaacaatAGTGTTTGGCAAGTGAAATTCCAGAAGATGAGGAATTGGAGAGCATCACTCAATTAATGCAGTCCATAACATGAatctgcagtgtgtccagatcAGGTAGAATTTCTTCACATTTGGGACATGAATATATTGAGATattctgctgctctggccaGTCTTGACTACCAGTTCCTGCAAGCAAAGAAGATAAACAGTTATCTGTTATATTACTTGATTTTTCCATCCTTTCTGTGGAGCGGTGAAAAGAGAACTGGCTTGCTCCTAACAGCCAAAGAATCGAGGTCTCTGCAGCTACCCAGTTGCCACAACAGCAGTGGgggagctgaggagctgcctgcagccaaacAAAGCTGTtttaaactgaacacagcatggGCTGGCTCcaggacctggagaggctgctgacaGTACCTCTTTGGACAAGGTGAGGTGAGTGTTCCCGATCTGGTGCCCTGGCTCCGTGACGATTCTGCATCTCTGCCAAAGAGTTCCTGCGGAGAGTTAAGTCAGTCAAAGACTCTGAAAAAGACTCACCAAAAGGTGTCCTCTCTTTGTCTCCAGAAAAGGTGAGcaaaaataaatcaaagaaTTTGCAAGCAAATCACATCCAACTGGTCATGCATTTAGTTCACAACTGCTTCTCAGAAATGGGACCTAGAAACGGGACCTAGAAACACTGCTGTTTTGTGAGATCATGCCAGGGTCCTGCTAAAGTCAGGGTCATACAACTGACACCAGCAGGATTTGGGCAGAGGAGAGATACATATCTAGGGATCTGGGGCACGCTCCCCTGGAGAACTCCAGGACTCTCATCTTTTCAGGGCAAACCACACATTTGATTCAAGTAGAAAAGCAAATTACACCAGCAAAAAGGGTTCAGTGTGTGGTTAATGTGAAATGTAACTTGATTCTTCTAGGCACTCCTCTTGTATCCACAGATTCCACAGTATGAGTGTAGGGGACAGCTCAAAGTGATAAAACAATGCAATTCCAGGAGATCACAGTACTTGAAACTATGAGTAGCCCCTCACTGCTTCCACCTGAAGAAGTGGCAAATAACCCTGGCATGCGTGCAGCAAGCTCAGCTGTAGATTTACCCCTCAGACTGAGGGGAGAACCCAAAGAAGCTCACATGAATCAGCAGAGAGAATTTACCAAGTATGAATCATCCAAAATGAAAACTTGATAAGGCACCCAAGTGAAAGCTAACACACCTTATAGAGATTCTATCACAAACTTAAAATAAGAAGTCAGGCAattctttcttccccccactTTTAAAATTTAAATTAACCAAGAAATGAATGTCTGCAAAATTGTTTGCCTTTCTAGTGAGATGCCAGCAAGACAATGTTGGTCAGTTCCAGCACACAGGGTAACAAGATGGTCCAAAGGCAGCTCAGATGAAGTAAATCTGTTCTCACCGGCCAAGCTCTTCAAGGTTTTGCTGCTCTTTTAGCAGGTATGCCAGCTGGACAGCCAACTGTTCCTTCTCCTCATGGATCTTCTCTCTTGCTGCCCTCTCGGCGTGGAAATCAGAACAATAAACCTCCATCTGATCAGAGAAATGAAATCATGCTGAGAATTTCTAACTTAGATTGAACCATATTGAACTGTATTCATATGAGCTGTATCACAGCCTGCATCTACTCAAAACACTCCTAGAGCACCTACACACTGCAGAGCAAAGGCCTCCACTACTTACAAGGTGAAGAAGTTTCAGTACTTCCTGGATCTTCTATCAGACACTTCAACTGTCCTGTCTGGGACAATACTATTGTCCTCTGCTgtacagaggcagaagtgaGGAACAGACAGGTAGTGAGAACGTGACTTGCCTGATAACACAGACCAGCCGGTGGCACAGAGAGTAGAAATAGGCCATGATGCCAGTTCTGTGCCTTAAATGTGAGATGGATCCTTTCTAGTCACCCTTCACACATGCTGGTGTGAGTAAAATCGTCCCTAAAATCTATGCTGTGAGTCTTAGAATAGTGTTTTTAAAATACACAACACATTTACTCCCAAATTTTGTTTGTTGTGCCAGACTCCAGCATACACAGTTCCTCCTACAGAACTGTAGGATAGGGTGGGAAATGCTCTGCAAGGCAGGCTGGGTAAGGAAATCATGCTTTGGAATTGAGGAAATGAAATCAGTGTTCCAGAGCAAGCCATTAAACACATTAAACGTTTCTGAATAGCAGGTGGGGGAACTAGGCAGTTTCTGAAGGTGTTACCTGAGCTCGGAGCACAGCCATGGTTTCAAGATCCTCCTCTTGCTTTGCAATTATTTGCTTCATTTCATCTATCTGGAGTTGCTTCGCAGCAAGAGCTTGCTCTGCCAACTCCACCTTTGCAGTCAGCTGTTCCACCACAACCTTATCTACTCTGTCCAGCTGTGAAGAAGAACTATGATTATGAGATGGACTCAGAATACAACCCTGGTTGAAGTAAAGTTCACTTTTTACTCGTCCTGCCCTTGGAAAAGCTTCCAATTTTGGTCATCAAAAGAACCTGGACTGAGAGAGCAGTGGTGACTGCCAATTTTATTTTACAGATCAGTTTTGAGCTTTCAAACTACATAGTATCAAGTTAAAAGAGATCTGCCCAATGGACACTGGAAAGGATGTTTTCCCACTTTCCAAAACCATCCAGAAAAATGTGGCACTTCCATGCTGCCTCACTTACAGCAAGGCCTCACTGTGGCAGGCACTGTGTTTACAGTCACAAGACTGTTGAGTGGTTTATCTTCCCACAAATTACATTTCAGGAACATCTATTCACGTTTGATTATCACTAAGGACTGGACTCCATACTGTGCTGCAGGTTAGCTCTTATCTAGAAAACACCATGGAACTGCTGTGTGGATAAAGTTTTCTGTGACCACACAAGGATCTGTTTATCAGAGCAATGCTGCTGTGTTGTGTACTGTATTATGTGTAGAGATGACAACTGTTCCCTGCCCAAATTTGTTTCTAGGTACATTCTCCCATCCCTTCCCATCCCCCTTTAAATATGATTTCTTCTTGTAATGAGTTTACCTCTTTGAGTTTCATTTCATCTATtcttttctttgcctcagtGAGTTCAGGAAGGAGTTTGTTATATGCATCCTGCAAGGTACTGTATCGTGCCCTGTTCATGACAAGAAAAGAGGTGAAATTTGAAAAACTTAAAAATTCTTTGAAATCTAAATAATAATGGTagaatttaggaaaaaaaatcagttcctTGCAAATCAGTCTGTATTTCTAGAGAGGAAGAAATCACGATTGCTCCATGTCTTATTGTCTCTTTTCCAATCAGACCATGCTCTATCCATGAACTGAGTCCAaacaaatcacagtatcacagtattatcagggttggaagagacctcacagatcatcaagtccaaccctttaccacagagctcaaggctacaccatggcaccaagtgccatgtccaatcttgccttgaacagccccagggacggcgactccaccacctccccgggcagcccattccagtgtccaatgactctctcagtgaagaactttctcctcacctcgagcctaaatctcccctggcgcagcctgaggctgtgtcctctcgttctggcactggccacctgagagaagagagcaacctcctcctggccacaaccaccccgaAGAAACCATCATCCAATATTTTTACACTAAGATCACAAATTTTGTTCAAAATGCTAACACTTCTCTTAGGAAGACATCAAAGTCTTGACTCAGAGATATCAAGCAAAAGAGAACTCATCAGAACCAGACACAAACTCCCTAGGTAAAAAGCAGCTTCTCCAAAAGCTGAAGACACAACcttagattcatagaacagtttgggttggaaaggatcttaaagatcacctagatccaatgcccctgccttccactagatcaggttgctcaaggcctcatccaagctggccttgaacaccttcagggagggatcCTTCAGGAAGTTCAGCTTCTCACTACAGCTTGCACTGACATTTTCACTGCACATGACAGAGTGGCAAGCCAAAGCAAACAGCTCAGCTTCACTGCACACTTACCTCTCCTAGCTGCAAATGCAGGGACTGCAGACCTCTTTATTAACGTTATTTTCCCATCACTGTCACCATCTGACTTGTTCCTGCCCTCCAAGATGTGGATGCTAGTCAGTGGGACTATCATCCCTTTTCTACTTCCTCTACTTTTATACCTGACCTTGTTCCACCTTTGACTTTATGACAAAAGGAAGATTCAAGTCAGAGCTTACATCTTACATTTTCTTAACTAAAGGGTTCAGGGCCTAATGTGGAGACTCCAGAGTCAAAGTGACACAGACACAAGGTGGATACATGCTTCTAATTCAGACTTTACAGAGGGTCAGAGGGTGCAGAACACAAAACTCATATTTCAGATTCATTTCCCCTTTGGGAAGGTCAGgtcaggttggacttggtcagGTTTGGTCAGGTTCCCTTGGACTTCCCTTCCTCACTGACAGTATCTTCCTGGAATAGCAAACCGAGTTGTACTCACTTTTCTTCATGTGTCTTGGCTTGTTCCAGCTTGACCTCTGCCTGCATGCTCTCCACCTGAAGTTCCAGCTTCTTGATGGTGTACAttacctgctgcttctcttccaattctgatgcagcagctgagcttttTCTTTCCAGTACTTGACACCTgatagagaaagaaaaggttGATCTCTCCTGTTCACCTTTCCCTGATGGGTTTGGCACACTAGAGTTATTAGACAAAGAACATTTGTGTGGTCcactttaaaatcatagaagccAAAAAAGGCTTAATTTGATTAAGAATAGGGAAAGACAGAAATGCATCTATACACAACCTACCAAACCAACCGGTTTCTTACTACTATAAATCAAAAAGAACTGGACTTTGGCAGAAAACCAAGCAACTAAAGTGAGGGGTTTGTAACCACTTTTCCTAACCTACACAATTTGCCTTCAAAAGCATAGATTGTTCAGATTAAAAGGGTCATAACCAGGTGCCTTAAGCTTCCTCCCCTAAGACTAGAACAGGGATTGATTATGTGAGGCAGAAAACAGGACAGTTTTGCCTTTACATCAGGAAAGGTTAAAATCCAAATCTTAAAATTCAAGGCACTGGACTTCTATTTGTAGAGCTAGTCTGGCAGCTTTGATTTTCTCACAGTGACTCTATTTTTGTGCTTTGATCTCCACTTTCAAAGAAGCAGCAATCTTTTACAGCACTTCTGTGAAACAGAAACGCAAGTTAATATCTGTAGAGCTGGAGAGTTTTCCCAGGTGGGAGCTGTCGTACAAATATAGGTGTCATGGCAAAAGTTTTGTTCTTCTGAACCTTACTTTTCTTGAAGTTTCTTCTGAATCAATTCTGCTTCTTTTAACTTCTCATGGGCTTCCTGAAGCTCTTTAAACAAAGCACAAACTTGCAAATTCAGGGTTTCTACTTCACTGCCAACCTTTTAGAGAAAAAATACAAAAATTACATATGGGCAGCTCAAGATGGCAAAGTTGAAGGCTAAAAACAAGAAGCATAATTCTTTCCCTTGAGAAAACAGCACAAGCCTTCTTGATTACTGCTGCTCCTCTAAGCAACACTTAGAGTCTATCAGAGAAACATATGGAAAAGATCTATCCCCGCCCCAAGATGggcttccagcctgctggcatCAATGTGTTCTTTAGGAAGAGGTGTGACAGCAGCTATAGATCAGAAGCAAtttgaaaataaagaaatagaTAAGATAGGCTAAAAGCTCAGATTTGTCCTCTCAATTATATTCTGCACTGGCACTATCCCTTCTATTCTAGTTTCCTCCATTCTTGTTTTGGGCAGAAAAGAGAATACAGAAGGTTTTATTCTCTGTAATTTATTTTGTTTACAATGAATTTGTTGCCACTCTCCAGCCAAGTGGCACCCTTTCAACACAtaccagcctcttctcccatgccACACACAGGAAAACCACAGGTCTGGAAGACTTCAGTTCCTGATttttgaaggagaaaatacaacCCCAAATGGTGACTCTATTACCATGAATTCATTAGTCAACTCTGCAAACTAAGAAAATTATTCCAGTAAAATTCTAATTGGTTTTGTTGCAAGTTTCTGGCACTTTCATTTGGCCTTCAGACCATGGGAAAGTCACCAAAGGATCCtaaacatggggaaaaaaataagatgGGTAAAACCAGCAGCTGAGTCCTCCTCCAACACAGCACACAAAGGACACCTCTCAGAGGTTCAACTCTTAAAATACATCCCCACATTCTAGAAGGTTTGAATCCTTTGGCTCCAGCTAGTTTGTATTCTCTGGAGGTACATCCTGGAGCTTTTGTAAAGAAACACCTGAATCTCATCATCACACTAGCATCTGTTTAATTGCCTTCATACTGTTGTTTTCTCTGGTAATGTCTTATGTCAGCAAATGCATGGAAAGTCTCCAGTCCAGCTTGGGAATCAGCTGGGTGGCTATGGCTAAAAAGATATCAGTTGTGTCAGTAGCATGCTGCTGTCCTATTTCCTTGAAGAAAAGCTTCAGTCTTCTAACTGGGAAAGTCCACTACTTCCCCAAGGAAATGAAGTAATACAATTTGTTCAACCCTTATGACATGTTAAGACTTTCACCTTTCATCTCTGAAGAGCAGAACACAACTGTCTACTGACAAATATTGCTGAGCTCCACAAGCTGCCCAAGTTAATGCCATTCACTAGTTGCACCAAGCAAGAGACTCAACATCATGGTGTAAGCACTCAGAAAGCACACTGCACTACACTTTTCCTATCTCAGAAACAAAATGAGATTGTTCTTCTACCATCATAACTGCAAACAAGCCACAAAATTATTGTATGCAGCAATCCAACACATCCAATCACACTCATTTCAGTTTGCAGAGAACTAGACATCAGTAGAAAATGCCTTAACAGGTAAAACCCAGCAAAAGTTTGACTTCATCTAATAAAGCTGGACTGTGAATTCTTGGTCCCTGGTGAAAGGGACTATCCAAGATAGTTATGCCTCCCCATTTTAATACATCCTACCAAAACCATGAACACAATCCTCAAAGCAGGTGCCATGTAAGATCCACATTTAAAGCCTGGTTTATAGTATGCTGACATTGGATTCTGATCCAAAAGTTGACCTAGCCAGCAGCAAGGAAATTCACCAGTCTAGAAGACTTTATGAATCTAGAAATGATTGCACTCCTCTCTGTTTAGTGGGCATGGCCAGGGGAATGAGGTAACTTGCAGCTGTGCGACGCTCCCCTAAATCCTGGCCACCAATCTCACCAATCTCTTTTTGATGGCTGGTGTAATTTGGAACTATCTCTAAGATACATATTGAAAAGTTAAAAATTCACTTCCATACCCTGTACAGGGTAAGTGCCTCTTGCTCCCTGAGCCAAAAACtccctgtccctggatgtgtttaatgCTAGGTTTAaggagaccttgagcaacctggtctggtggaaagtgtccctgccaagacaagggggttggaactagatgatctttaaggtctctgcaacctaaaccattctatgagttgGAAATCTAGACCCTGAGATTGTTTGTCTGAACAAGTAAGATGCATGTTGTTAAATCTCAGCTCAGGAGAACAAGTACTCAGGGAAGGAGGATTGGGTTAGAGATCACCTAGACAAGATGGACATCCACAAATCCATGGGCCCCAATGGTATGAACCCATGAATGCTGAAGGAGATGGGTAAGATTATGGCTAAGCCACTCTCCGTCATttttgaaaggtcatggagaATGGAGGATGCCTGAGGTCTGGAGGAAAGTCAATGCCACTCCAAACTTCAAAAAGGccaagaaggaggacccaggaaactacaggccagtaacccatctccatccctggaaaggttaTGGAACAGCTCACTCTAGAGGTCATCTTTCAGCATGCAGAGAAATAGAAGAttatcaggagcagtcagcatggattcatAAATGGGTAATCATGGTTTACCAATGTGACAGCCTTCTGTAATGTTGTGACCAGCTGGGTAACTAAGGTGAGAGTGGTGGATATTGTCTACCTCGGctccagcaaggcttttgacactgtatCCCGTAACATCTGCATAGGCAAGCTTACAAAGTGTGGGTTTGATGAGTGGACAGTGAAGTGGATTGAGAACTGGATGAATGGCAGAGGGAGAAGACTGTGATAAACAGTGCAGGGTCTAGTTTGCAGGCCTCAGTGTTCCCCAGGGAGTCAGTAGTGTTCCTCAAGGgtcagtactgcatccagtcttGTTCACCACACTCATCAATGGTCTAGATGAAtgaacagagcactggaagaggctgtctagggaggttatggagtttgcttttctggagactttcaaaacctgcctggacacgttcctgtacAACCTGATACAGGCAAATCTGTgttagcaggggtgttggacaagatcaccaccagaggtcccttccaacccctaccagtctatgattcttactTACAGCCTCCGaactctcctcttcttcctgttctgTTTGTGTCCCACTCTCCAGGCAGTTGactgtttccttttccatctttgagagcctggaatacaGAAGATGACAATAATAATGGATTTGGCCTATACTTAAAATGAGGTTGCAACTATTCAAGGATCTCATGAATGGGTCTCTCTCTCTAACATCACAGTCACAAACACAAAGCCGTGTTTAAAGCAGAGACATGAAAGACAGCCTGCATAACCATGGGGGTCCCTGAAGAACACAAGACACCCGACATGTATTAGATCTATAATTGAAATGGATCTATAAATCTGCAGGTACTGTGAAGGACAGTGAAATTCAGTGCACAGTGACTGATCTTTGGTACACTCTAAAACTGCTGACATTTTGGAAATGGGTCAGTCTTGTCACTGATTCCAGTAACTCATACTGCCTCTATTTCCTTTTCATATTTTCAGAGGCTAAGATTTCTAAGAACCAATTGGCTATGGCCCATTACCTCTCTTAGGAAGATCACATAAAAGCAGGTACCCTGCCACCAACATTTTCACAGCAGGCAATGTTCAGAAGTCTTACTCTGTCTCTGTGACATGGGGATTTGGAACAGCAACTGCCGAGGCAATTTTCCACACCTGAGCAGTAATGCAAATTTATACCAATGTAACTGAGCTGAGGTGGACCCTCATGTAGGTCTCATTTGAAAGAAATCTCTCTTAGGCAAGTTTGGAAACTATTTTAGACATTTCTAAGAAGATTTCCAAGTTCATACATTGCTCAGAATCAAtggccttgaaggtcttttccaacctggttaattctgtaaaTGCAACCTGCCAATATTCTGAAGAGGACTGTATGCCCTACTTTATACATAGCAATTTGCTAAAGGCCCCACACTCAAATGATTCAGACAAAACCAACTATGGAGGAGTTAGTGGAGAGAACATCTCCAACTAGTCATTCTGACATAACCTGGGGTAAGTTTGAACCCAAGAGGAAATGGGTAATTTATCCTGatgtgtggtgctgaaggaaataataaaaaaacacagaaactgTTTTGCCCATGCAAGACAATCTGTGGTTTATCCCTCAAAGCACTATCACAAAAAATAAGCTGTTATCACTGAGTGCTAAGGAAATCCCCCATCCAGGTCATACTGGTATTTCAGCTTGTCTCTGATCAGTCACAGACTTGACaactgccccagccctgagaGTTACCGTGCACCTGCTCCATACCTCTCTTTGTGATCACACAGCTCCTTCTCaagtttttctctcttctgggtTTCATTTctaaggcagcagagcagttggCTCACAGTTAGCTCTTCAGATTCCAGATTCTTCAATTCATCTGCAGGTTTGTTCCTGCTTCATACCAAACCAGATATAAGTAACAGCAGCTATGATTTTACCAGAGCACTTCCTTATCCCTAATTCTGGGATCCagactgaaaggccacagtttCACACAGCACTGAAAACCAGCAATAAGGAATCATTCCCAAGGACCAAGACCTGCCTGCCTCACAAGCTGATAGCTTCAGTCCTCCTGTGTGCAAATTCAGTTCTTACTTTGCacagtggtgtccctcaagctCAGGGAACAATTCAACACTTaagtgaggaaaacaaaagcagcccaGAAAATACGAAACCCAGTGCATTTATTCTGACCTACTTTGCAGCCCCTTCTGTTTCCAAgatgacatttttttcccagtgaaacATGCAACATTTCTTATCTCCAGAAGGCATGTTTTACAAAAATGATCATCAGAAATTGCTTCATTTCTCAGAATTAATTTCTTCAATGTTTCATTCTCCCTCATATTCTACAGGCTCTTTTCAAAACTGTTTTATGCTACTGTAGAaatgaaccaaaccaaacacagaaCTATCTCAAAAATAAGGTAATTTCCTGGTGATAAAATACTGTATAATATTCTTTCAATTGTTATATCCATTTAGACAGAAAGTCAGAATCTTCTAACTACATGGTAAGACAGGCAGGTTATACACATTGCACATTCCAGAAGCTCATCTTTAAAACAGCATGCTTTTTAACCTTTGCTTTTTTAATtcagaaacagaaagcaaagcatgGTCCTCCAGGTGCTTCAAAGATCTACAAATCTTTGGTGAGCAGAGTTCAATACCCCAAAGGCAGTGTTCAGCCAGGATATTTTAAGTAAATAACTTTTATCAGGGGATTTTTAGCGTGCAGCTCTACTCTTACAGAAATAAACACATCTTGAGTGGATCACATTTCTTCAGACCTGTTAACAGCACCAGGCTAAAGTTTCAGTGCTGGACAAAGGCACGTGGTGACACAGGAAATATTTCAAGAGGTACATGTATCCCCTGTTCTTGTAGATATGGCCCAGATACTCATTGAAATGTAAGCCAATTCCACAGATAACTTCTTCTCATACTCAGGATGTTCTCACAAGCCACCACTAATGACAAGCTTAAGGCTTGCAGCCTAGTCAGTGGTCAGCAACTCTCTTGATCATAACCAGTTTTTCCCTCCTTCAACTTCTTAGCTGCATGCTGAGGAATAGGTTTTCTATGTCATTACATGCAAATGCTGTTCTTCCTTACAGGGACATAGAAGTCACAACCTGTccatgcagcacagccttctggccTGCTACGCCCTCAGCATTTTCAGTATTCTTTCCTTCCAAAAGCAAAGGACACAAAGTAAGAGCTCAGCCACAACCACCTAGTCACTATATTGGGCAGTATCCAAAATGGAAAGTTTAATAGGATCAGCTGTCTACGTCCATGAGGTGTGAAAGTTCAACTACGGGCAAGAAAGTCCCTTGTGTCCTGAAGGTGATGTAAAGATCAAATTTTGAGAAGTAACCTGAAAAGAATGCTGATGTCTTAAGTCTAGTTACTTGAAAAATAAGGACTAAAAATAAGGtgcagtctgtctgtctgctccaTTGTGATACACTTTATACCAAGCACAGAGAAACAGAACTGACACATTCATATCTGAAAGATTACAAGGTTCTTACCGACATcattatcacaggatcacaggatgtcaggggtttgaagggacccaaagagatcatccagtccaactcccctgccacagcaggaccatacaatctagctctggtcacagaggaatgcatccagacaggccttgaaagcctccagagaaagagactccatagcctctctggggagcctgttccagtgttctgtgacccttacagtaaagaggttcccccttgtgttgaggtggaacttcctgtgctgcagct
This Pogoniulus pusillus isolate bPogPus1 chromosome 4, bPogPus1.pri, whole genome shotgun sequence DNA region includes the following protein-coding sequences:
- the OPTN gene encoding optineurin isoform X3; its protein translation is MSSKLKSRPAENGEHPKPKMENGTNSMAAPTLSTYTPEEMVQQMKELITENNELKEAMKLHNQAMKDRYEELSIWREKQKEEREFYESKFKEAKQCLLAKCIENEQLQQQLQSLKGKEEGAEMESCVAPEKEVRLLKSQVQRLQAEKADLLAIISELQVKLNISSAEDSFVEIGMTEGEINRTAKEHQVNSGEMTNNLSVYVRNKPADELKNLESEELTVSQLLCCLRNETQKREKLEKELCDHKERLSKMEKETVNCLESGTQTEQEEEESSEAVGSEVETLNLQVCALFKELQEAHEKLKEAELIQKKLQEKCQVLERKSSAAASELEEKQQVMYTIKKLELQVESMQAEVKLEQAKTHEEKARYSTLQDAYNKLLPELTEAKKRIDEMKLKELDRVDKVVVEQLTAKVELAEQALAAKQLQIDEMKQIIAKQEEDLETMAVLRAQMEVYCSDFHAERAAREKIHEEKEQLAVQLAYLLKEQQNLEELGRNW
- the OPTN gene encoding optineurin isoform X2, with the protein product MSSKLKSRPAENGEHPKPKMENGTNSMAAPTLSTYTPEEMVQQMKELITENNELKEAMKLHNQAMKDRYEELSIWREKQKEEREFYESKFKEAKQCLLAKCIENEQLQQQLQSLKGKEEGAEMESCVAPEKEVRLLKSQVQRLQAEKADLLAIISELQVKLNISSAEDSFVEIGMTEGEINRTAKEHQVNSGEMTNNLSVYVRNKPADELKNLESEELTVSQLLCCLRNETQKREKLEKELCDHKERLSKMEKETVNCLESGTQTEQEEEESSEAVGSEVETLNLQVCALFKELQEAHEKLKEAELIQKKLQEKCQVLERKSSAAASELEEKQQVMYTIKKLELQVESMQAEVKLEQAKTHEEKARYSTLQDAYNKLLPELTEAKKRIDEMKLKELDRVDKVVVEQLTAKVELAEQALAAKQLQIDEMKQIIAKQEEDLETMAVLRAQMEVYCSDFHAERAAREKIHEEKEQLAVQLAYLLKEQQNLEELGRNSLAEMQNRHGARAPDREHSPHLVQRGTGSQDWPEQQNISIYSCPKCEEILPDLDTLQIHVMDCIN
- the OPTN gene encoding optineurin isoform X1, which translates into the protein MSSKLKSRPAENGEHPKPKMENGTNSMAAPTLSTYTPEEMVQQMKELITENNELKEAMKLHNQAMKDRYEELSIWREKQKEEREFYESKFKEAKQCLLAKCIENEQLQQQLQSLKGKEEGAEMESCVAPEKEVRLLKSQVQRLQAEKADLLAIISELQVKLNISSAEDSFVEIGMTEGEINRTAKEHQVNSGEMTNNLSVYVNKPADELKNLESEELTVSQLLCCLRNETQKREKLEKELCDHKERLSKMEKETVNCLESGTQTEQEEEESSEAVGSEVETLNLQVCALFKELQEAHEKLKEAELIQKKLQEKCQVLERKSSAAASELEEKQQVMYTIKKLELQVESMQAEVKLEQAKTHEEKARYSTLQDAYNKLLPELTEAKKRIDEMKLKELDRVDKVVVEQLTAKVELAEQALAAKQLQIDEMKQIIAKQEEDLETMAVLRAQMEVYCSDFHAERAAREKIHEEKEQLAVQLAYLLKEQQNLEELGRNSLAEMQNRHGARAPDREHSPHLVQRGTGSQDWPEQQNISIYSCPKCEEILPDLDTLQIHVMDCIN